The region gtgccttgatgttaattctaattaggctgttaaaactgatttttgggcgtttgtgataacaagctttgcggggaacaaacacagtctcaatgctgaaaaatttattagcgttaatcagagtgggtgatatggacatgctactcattatactagcagtagagagatggtcaggaggaacattaggaattttaacattacttacctgctcgctatccattccacctacctgactgatgtgactgggaatgaccagtcagttccAGCGCGGAACCACCTCAAcgttctcagagagaactacggatcctagacggctcagatgaagcccatcccaacgataaagggccggacgctcacaaaagcactcccagttgtcgacgtagttcacgccgacagtgccgcaccaatccaggagccaggagtggagtccaaagagcctgctaaacgcctcgcatcctcgacggtaggtgggcagggggccagagacgatgatcctagcgtccgtcttcttccgagcggtatccagaagcgaacggtagtgctccttcaggacctcgctgcagTGGGCAGAGATGTAGTTCTttcccacgtggagaacgacggtgccgaagTCCTCGCGCTGCTGAAGCGCTGCCGGAAGTCGCCTGGCAACGTCCAGGACACGtgcgcctgggagacaagacacagttgcattactctttatggccggcacttttaaatgtctaactattaaatcaccaataataagaacaccgtcctgtttagtcttcggtgctggagcaggtgcaggtgaaggccaggagctgagcacctcaaaccggttggcagaagtgaagactggctgcggtggagggggggaaggcctcggcttcccacgcccacgctggcTCTCCCATCCCAGTGCAGGGGTGTAGATGGGTACCCCCGCGAACCGCCGTGGCAGAGGAGCCGGAGAGgctcgtcttctcccgctggagttccgtctgcttctccaagagACGCTGAATCCGGCGACCCAGCTGCTCGAGCTCCGCGTCGAGCTCAGAGAGGGCTCGTTTCTCGGCAGGCgccatgaagagagaaaaataaacaaggagaaataatatgtacgaaaaatgaagttaagaagCACAGTGGGTTAAGAACAAGAAAGACAACACACTAGGATAAGTAATGCCAAAAATATATGCAATAgagtttgtaaataaacatctagaggactaaaacagtgacaaacagcaaacaatttcaaatcaagCACGCAAGCAGTCAGCCAGAAGTGACGTACCTGTGACCTATATAttccctgatatatatatatatatatatatatatacatcccttgatatatttactttatttatatatatatatatatatatatatatatatatatatatgttaaatataatatatcagGGAATGATTGGAGCATGCAACACCGAGGGTCACTGGATATTGGTGGTAGGATAGAAAGTTCACCACCACATTTTAaccttttaaataatgtatggaACTTTCAATTAAGCTCAGAATATaactaatataataaaaaaaaaacatttacgtCCTTGATCCTCTTGGACATGAAGAGCCGAGGAAGTCAGAGATGGcagttaaaaggttcacatatataatctgcaaaaaaaatatgtgattaaaaaagaaactgcCTAATCTATATTTAAGGAAAGTGTAAGCTCAATCTGATACAATATACTTTGCTATTTTATATAAAAGGCAGTAATTTACACTTTAAATACGTTCATATAACCTAATACATGTTTCAGTATGAATTTATACGATTTTTGTTAAGTGAACCCTTCAAAAGACGAAGAACGACACTCAGCAAAGAAGAATGGGTTGACATTCAATGGCAGCCTGGTGTCATCCCACACACGAGGCAAAAAGACACTACAAGCTGTGGTATCTTTGTGATGGAGGTAAAAAATCATCATTTGAACGGGATTATTAAATACACGTTTCTAGCTTATGGATGTAGTATTTCCACACAAATATATTAGCGGTTTGGTTGGAATTACATtgattgttcatttattcataggTAGTGTACCTGTAATTACAATGAATGgataatttcacatttttaatattgcaTTTCTTGTAACAGTGTAAGCAATAGTGACAAacctacctatatatatatatttatgtatgtgcAGATGGGGTTAAGCATCATTTCTGCCTTTCCGCATGTTCCAGACAACATAGGAATAAAATCAAGTGCAGCAGAAATTGCACAGCGTAGATTGGAACTTGCAGAAGAAATACTGAGCAGTTCAGGTAATGCTAGAGGTTCCAATAACTTACATTAATTGCTGCACAATGTGTTACATTAGGAATAGGAGGAATGGCACTTGCAAAGTTCATCACAAACTGAAGCAGCTGTACTACAACAGGATCATTTGAGTTGGGAATTTCTGAAAACTATTCATCAAGGGAaaaaaattttatttgaaatgtttgatttaaaaataaatatacggTTTGGGAAAACCAAAGTTAGTGTGATCtatgaaaatcaacaaaataataaGCTTGAATCCtacaaataatcaaaaacactggGAGTGAACCGCAATTTATATTATATGTTAAAAGAAAAACTCAGGATAAATAAAAGATATAGGAATCAgtaaaaatgttatgttaaTTGAATTTTCTCCAAAATTACCTATTTCAGAAAATCTGGATGAATTATGCCACATGTGCGCACATAGGTCTTATCCCTGTTATACACAGTGGGTCAGTATTCCacttttttgtaaaagatcaacTTTTCTCGGTTTCTATATAACAGTCaattaaatgtttcattttcttttgattttgtatttttattctgCAGATACAGTGTAATGTGTGCAATTTCTGGTTCCACCAGAAATGTCTGATCCCCATttttcctagtccagaaacagaaaatataggaaatctcacatagaatttgttttcacaaatttgttacatagttcacatgtccaaatgaacatgaaatatattgatccttgggtgtacttcatcacaggactgaaattggggctgtgagtcatgtcatttcaTTGTGACActcatctttcctagtccagaaatagaaaatataggaattCTGACGTAGAATCtgttttcacacattttaaattttttttacatggaACACATAGGGAAGCTGATGTACAATCAGCTTTCAAAAATGTGTTACAGGTTTAACGTATTTAATTGCTGACATTTAAATGCCCGATACactagacttttattttgaaaagaagttgCATCGCTTAAGTGCTTCTCCGCCAGAAAGAACTTATCGGTAaatcacaaaataatattttcacatcttacagcagtaaaaacattgaaggccagtgtgtgaataagttcacAATATGTAGTAATTGCACTGAAATAGTCAGTTGGcgtgtaaatttttttttaataaccaaGATATTCACCGCGGTCACGCCATATGCACTTTGCGAAAACGCAGTCACGGCATCTACACTAGGATTTCTTATGCGCTTCTACATCACAGTTTACGGTAGAACGTGTGCGAGTGAGAGGGGGGACTCGCAGAAAAGCgcagatattgaaaattcataagaaattaatttaaaacataattcaatacagttaatattaaaaacaggcctGATTGGCTAAAAGTACGGTTTGTTACCAGAAAATCTCactgttgtattgaaaaacatgtcctcaggtacacagggtataatatttatgtgcatttactgtaagaattagaagtaataggcttgaaaaaaacttcaaaaaacGCTATGgatattaaattccataaaatggttaaatcaaactgttaccagaccactccactgcattcttgaagagcatgttctcaggtactcatggtataattttcatacatttttactgtaggaatatgaagtaatattatttgatgatgtttaatttacatatatggacaattttgagttctattaaagggttaaatcaaactgttaccaaaccactccacagcagccttgaagaacatgttctagagtacccagagaataattgtcaaacatttttactgtaggaatttggagtaatatcatttcaaactcataaatatgctgtttaatttacaaata is a window of Hoplias malabaricus isolate fHopMal1 chromosome 1, fHopMal1.hap1, whole genome shotgun sequence DNA encoding:
- the LOC136709569 gene encoding uncharacterized protein — its product is MANEPSLSSTRSSSSWVAGFSVSWRSRRNSSGRRRASPAPLPRRFAGVPIYTPALGWESQRGRGKPRPSPPPPQPVFTSANRFEVLSSWPSPAPAPAPKTKQDGVLIIGDLIVRHLKVPAIKSNATVSCLPGARVLDVARRLPAALQQREDFGTVVLHVGKNYISAHCSEVLKEHYRSLLDTARKKTDARIIVSGPLPTYRRGCEAFSRLFGLHSWLLDWCGTVGVNYVDNWECFCERPALYRWDGLHLSRLGSVVLSENVEVVPRWN